The Polynucleobacter necessarius genome window below encodes:
- a CDS encoding YicC/YloC family endoribonuclease, with product MTGYGSASRQVSLGAGVVADLQVECRTVNSRFLDLGFRLPDECRGAEPALREMVSQSLARGKVEFRAAWRVNSGAADATRTNPHAFGAINRDRLDALNTLQEKAQEAFPKAQELSISEVLRWPGVISEPRAEEDSWIASTIEAGRAAMVSLIERRHAEGSSLVEVLTSITSKMCEILKVIEPKVPEYVAQYQAKLTERLAEVLAAQERRAMGGAELMERIRQEVVLYAVRIDVAEEFARLKTHLQAVDAALAGKGPVGKRLDFLMQELNREANTLSSKSVSTECTQAALELKLLIEQMREQVQNLE from the coding sequence ATGACTGGTTATGGCAGCGCTTCTCGTCAAGTCTCCTTGGGGGCGGGCGTAGTTGCTGATCTGCAGGTGGAATGTAGGACTGTTAACAGCCGCTTTCTGGATCTAGGTTTTCGTCTTCCAGACGAATGCCGTGGGGCGGAGCCTGCCCTACGAGAAATGGTTTCTCAAAGCCTTGCCCGCGGTAAGGTGGAATTTAGGGCTGCCTGGCGGGTGAATAGTGGCGCAGCAGACGCTACCAGGACTAATCCACATGCGTTCGGTGCAATTAATCGGGATCGTCTTGATGCCCTCAATACCTTGCAAGAAAAAGCCCAAGAAGCATTTCCAAAAGCGCAAGAGCTCAGTATTTCCGAAGTACTGCGTTGGCCTGGCGTTATTTCTGAGCCCCGTGCTGAAGAAGACAGTTGGATAGCTTCCACAATTGAAGCTGGACGTGCAGCCATGGTAAGTCTGATCGAGCGTCGCCATGCTGAAGGCAGCTCTTTGGTAGAGGTGCTAACTAGCATTACCTCCAAGATGTGCGAGATTCTGAAAGTGATAGAACCGAAGGTTCCCGAATATGTGGCTCAATATCAAGCAAAACTTACAGAACGCCTCGCTGAAGTTCTAGCAGCTCAGGAGCGGCGGGCTATGGGAGGCGCCGAATTGATGGAGCGTATCCGTCAGGAAGTGGTTTTATATGCAGTACGTATAGATGTAGCTGAAGAGTTTGCTCGTTTAAAAACTCACTTACAAGCAGTAGATGCTGCACTTGCTGGTAAAGGGCCAGTGGGTAAACGTTTGGATTTTTTGATGCAAGAGCTCAATCGTGAAGCAAATACCCTGAGCTCAAAGTCTGTATCGACAGAATGTACCCAAGCCGCTCTTGAGCTCAAGCTTCTGATTGAGCAAATGCGCGAGCAAGTTCAAAACCTCGAATAA
- the gmk gene encoding guanylate kinase has protein sequence MTNSILTPAYQGSMFMIVAPSGAGKSSLVNALLKADSGLKLSLSTTTRAPRPGEVDGKDYRFLTKELFLQERDQGHFLEWAEVHGHFYGTSKSWIESQMQTGSDVLLEIDWQGAQQIRKLISTIQWIFIFPPSIEALEERLRKRGQDDEATIQRRLAAAHIELMYANEADYIVLNDSFDQALVDLKHILASSRLRSRPSIARNPALLKRLGV, from the coding sequence ATGACTAACTCAATTTTGACGCCAGCCTATCAAGGCAGTATGTTCATGATTGTTGCACCATCTGGTGCTGGTAAATCCTCTCTGGTCAATGCTTTATTAAAAGCAGATTCTGGTCTTAAGTTATCTTTATCAACCACTACCCGTGCACCACGTCCTGGTGAAGTGGATGGTAAGGATTATCGCTTTCTCACTAAGGAACTTTTTTTGCAAGAACGCGACCAAGGTCATTTTTTAGAGTGGGCGGAAGTGCATGGACATTTTTACGGCACTTCAAAGTCTTGGATTGAGTCTCAAATGCAGACTGGTAGCGATGTTTTGTTGGAGATCGACTGGCAGGGCGCCCAACAGATTCGAAAACTCATTTCTACGATTCAATGGATTTTCATTTTTCCGCCCTCAATTGAGGCTCTGGAAGAGCGTCTGCGAAAGCGTGGTCAGGATGACGAGGCAACTATTCAACGTCGTTTAGCCGCAGCCCATATTGAGCTGATGTACGCCAATGAAGCAGACTATATTGTCCTAAATGACTCTTTTGACCAAGCTCTAGTCGACCTGAAGCATATTTTGGCCTCCAGCCGTCTTCGGTCTAGGCCCAGTATAGCCAGAAATCCTGCCCTTTTAAAGCGACTCGGGGTCTAA
- the rpoZ gene encoding DNA-directed RNA polymerase subunit omega has translation MARITVEDCLKTIPNRFELVLAATYRARQLVQGHSPRVESKDKATVVALREVAAGVTDRDMLTKVPL, from the coding sequence ATGGCCCGTATTACTGTAGAAGATTGTCTTAAAACTATCCCAAACCGTTTCGAATTAGTTTTGGCCGCTACTTATCGCGCGCGCCAATTGGTGCAAGGTCACTCTCCACGTGTTGAGTCCAAAGATAAAGCTACTGTAGTTGCATTACGTGAAGTAGCTGCTGGTGTAACTGACCGTGACATGTTGACCAAAGTACCTTTGTAA
- a CDS encoding RelA/SpoT family protein, whose product MEFPLGIVNTSEKVGGALPKDASIDSAQTQLLGSDTNQINQGGKKSILASLLAQSSRHLFGPTSVPNLPLKHQVISIEGLLSKLSYLRPEEIAQVKKAFHFSDASHLGQYRHSGEPYITHPVAVAELCATWRLDAPSIMAALLHDVIEDAGCTKANLVEKFGNKVAELVEGLTKLDKLEFQSHAEAQAESLRKMFMAMARDVRVILVKLADRTHNMRTLDAVPMEKRRRVAAETIEIYAPIAHRLGLNVIYRDLQDLSFRYSMPMRFRVIEGAVKRARGNRKEMMEKILQASRMAFAKANLEVDLRGREKTLFSIYNKMRLKHLSFSQVLDVYAFRVTVHTIDECYRALGILHSLYKPMPGKFKDYIAIPKLNAYQSLHTTLLGSSGVPVEFQIRTTDMHAVAEAGVTAHWAYKDGSPDMSEVHNRAHQRLQSLIDIQDSSGDSQEFLEYVKIDLFPDAVYVFTPAGQIRALPRGATALDFAYSIHSDLGNTCVAVKINGLQLPLRSELKNSDIVEVITSANSQPNPGWLAFVRTGKARASIRRSLNTKHYSESLQLGERLLGNALRQQGIDAALLSPEIWEKFMHGTGDKTREEACVNIALGGRSPQELAIRLKILIDDEGGTEQMRLGTADWVAPSQEINHHQRQAILVDGREGNSIHFQTCCHPIPGDNIIGYLGKGEGLQVHTNDCPIALRILSKDSDKWVEVEWGKELNREFEVDLAIDTRQGKGVLARVASSVTAADSNIMNVSMADRFKEDSVIIRFTIKVYDRLHLSKVMRSLRANPDVMHVTRIRAH is encoded by the coding sequence GTGGAGTTCCCTTTAGGAATCGTCAATACATCGGAAAAAGTTGGAGGCGCCTTGCCTAAAGACGCTTCTATTGATTCAGCCCAAACTCAGTTATTGGGTAGCGATACTAATCAAATAAATCAGGGCGGTAAAAAATCGATTCTTGCAAGTTTGCTTGCTCAATCGAGTCGTCATTTATTTGGGCCAACCTCCGTACCCAATCTTCCACTCAAGCATCAAGTGATCTCTATTGAAGGCTTGCTATCAAAGCTTTCTTATCTCAGGCCTGAAGAAATCGCGCAAGTAAAAAAAGCCTTTCATTTTTCAGATGCATCTCACCTTGGCCAATATCGCCATAGCGGTGAACCTTATATCACGCATCCCGTTGCCGTTGCAGAACTTTGCGCTACTTGGCGGCTTGACGCTCCCTCGATCATGGCTGCTTTATTACATGATGTTATTGAGGATGCTGGTTGTACCAAAGCAAATTTAGTCGAAAAGTTTGGTAATAAAGTGGCAGAGCTGGTTGAGGGTTTAACTAAGCTGGATAAATTGGAGTTTCAGAGTCATGCAGAAGCACAAGCAGAAAGCTTGCGAAAAATGTTTATGGCAATGGCGCGCGACGTCCGAGTGATCCTAGTTAAGCTGGCCGATCGTACTCATAATATGCGAACCCTTGATGCAGTACCTATGGAAAAGCGTCGCCGTGTTGCTGCTGAAACGATTGAGATATATGCACCAATTGCTCACCGACTGGGTCTTAACGTCATTTACCGTGATCTGCAGGATTTAAGTTTCCGTTATTCGATGCCCATGCGTTTTCGGGTGATTGAAGGTGCTGTAAAGCGAGCACGAGGTAACCGCAAGGAAATGATGGAAAAAATCTTGCAAGCTTCACGTATGGCTTTTGCCAAAGCTAATCTTGAAGTGGATCTGCGAGGCCGTGAGAAGACCCTATTTAGCATCTACAACAAAATGCGCTTAAAGCATTTGAGTTTTTCTCAGGTTTTGGATGTTTATGCTTTTCGTGTAACTGTACATACGATTGACGAGTGTTATCGTGCCCTCGGTATTCTGCATTCCCTTTACAAGCCAATGCCGGGTAAGTTTAAAGATTACATTGCCATTCCAAAGCTCAATGCTTACCAATCACTTCACACTACTTTGCTAGGGTCCTCTGGCGTCCCTGTAGAGTTTCAAATTCGTACAACTGATATGCATGCCGTAGCAGAAGCAGGTGTAACTGCACATTGGGCATATAAGGACGGCTCACCAGATATGAGCGAGGTCCACAATCGCGCTCATCAGCGGTTGCAGTCGCTGATCGATATTCAGGATAGTAGCGGTGATTCACAAGAGTTTTTAGAGTACGTCAAAATTGATTTGTTCCCAGATGCGGTCTATGTTTTTACTCCTGCTGGACAAATTAGGGCATTACCGAGGGGCGCAACCGCCCTTGATTTTGCGTACTCTATTCATAGCGATCTTGGTAATACCTGTGTAGCTGTAAAGATCAATGGCTTGCAACTGCCTTTACGTAGTGAGCTTAAGAATAGTGACATCGTTGAAGTGATTACATCAGCAAATTCTCAGCCTAATCCTGGTTGGTTAGCATTTGTTCGGACTGGAAAAGCGCGCGCTTCCATTCGGCGTTCCTTAAATACAAAGCATTATTCAGAGTCGCTGCAATTGGGTGAGCGTCTCTTGGGAAATGCTTTGCGTCAGCAGGGCATTGATGCTGCCTTACTTTCTCCAGAAATTTGGGAGAAATTCATGCATGGGACAGGCGATAAAACCCGCGAAGAGGCCTGTGTCAACATTGCTCTTGGTGGACGCTCACCACAAGAATTAGCAATACGCCTAAAAATCTTGATTGATGATGAGGGCGGTACCGAACAAATGCGTTTGGGCACTGCTGATTGGGTTGCACCAAGCCAAGAAATCAATCATCACCAGCGTCAAGCAATATTGGTGGATGGTCGTGAGGGTAATTCAATCCACTTCCAAACCTGTTGTCATCCTATCCCGGGGGACAATATCATTGGCTACCTAGGCAAGGGTGAGGGCTTACAAGTGCATACTAATGATTGCCCTATAGCCTTACGTATACTTTCTAAAGACAGCGATAAATGGGTTGAAGTGGAGTGGGGGAAAGAGCTGAATCGCGAGTTTGAAGTGGATTTAGCAATTGATACTCGCCAAGGTAAGGGTGTTCTCGCAAGGGTAGCAAGTAGCGTGACAGCGGCCGATTCCAATATCATGAATGTTTCGATGGCGGATCGCTTTAAAGAAGATTCGGTCATAATTCGCTTTACCATTAAGGTCTACGATCGTCTACATCTGTCCAAGGTGATGCGAAGCCTACGCGCTAATCCCGATGTAATGCATGTCACTCGTATTCGCGCTCATTAG
- a CDS encoding RDD family protein — protein sequence MTPAELNVLPSPQFWRRVSCGLYEQLVLLGVIAFTFLLPNLGLGILFGISLPSWLTFIYLYAILGIYFVWYWTKFGQTLAMQTWRVRLISKDGYNLTKPQAFWRYVYGSLWLIPCVVLQWAFHLEKWQIIEMLFAVTLFMWPLSIYLGRKQFLQRQSIPDRLAGTRLVELPKNLVTLP from the coding sequence ATGACGCCTGCCGAACTAAACGTACTTCCATCGCCTCAATTTTGGCGACGAGTTTCATGTGGCCTTTACGAACAACTGGTTTTACTCGGGGTCATAGCCTTTACATTTTTACTCCCCAATCTGGGCTTGGGAATACTATTTGGCATCTCGCTACCAAGCTGGCTGACATTTATATACCTATACGCAATTCTAGGAATTTACTTTGTTTGGTATTGGACCAAGTTTGGCCAAACCTTAGCCATGCAGACTTGGCGGGTTCGTTTGATTAGCAAAGATGGATATAACCTAACCAAGCCACAGGCTTTTTGGCGTTATGTCTATGGGTCGTTATGGCTCATTCCCTGTGTTGTTCTGCAATGGGCTTTTCATTTAGAAAAGTGGCAAATTATTGAAATGCTTTTTGCTGTAACTCTATTTATGTGGCCTTTAAGTATTTATCTAGGCCGCAAACAGTTTTTACAACGACAAAGTATTCCTGATCGATTGGCTGGCACACGTCTTGTAGAGCTTCCTAAAAACTTAGTAACACTACCCTAA